The following proteins are encoded in a genomic region of Candidatus Limnocylindrales bacterium:
- a CDS encoding membrane dipeptidase, with product MSKNRLSLSAGCRAIAEVRPRITKLVSAHVLGLLALSVISATTGSAQVGSSGFETGPDTAELSFSANDADGLLWYATNERSTPNSGVRRIRTTLAAPAAEGSFYALLQADPGAYAGAPLGIKGPFGVTGAGRIYATFNVTPDADYTLTFQHAQGELHSVCRGGTNNGNTCVSNLDCPGTLAECREDPNLSIVEVVDMDGARFCSGGSRAGALCGKDSDCPSSSCGGVPADIDPADSTLEQHAFVTPQGTAWRTESFHFRAGPFTTTIAVAFAVAGESGATAAFDDLRIRNRSAHFTCYKSRFDKTAGPGFAESPLPQMLCTPTEKNFEGLANEVDHLTGYKAKVPFEPAISEQVVNQFGTIFVDALKPDLLMVPSLKLLGSAPTPGYTSDSTDEFQCYRVKLSAGNTFTPIAGVNIEDQFGDHLVNVLKPRRLCMPAGTVAHPESNPDDMLMCYQIRPTVKTKSPSATNDIYVSNRFGTQPLSIAVPRELCVPSTRTEPCDDDIYCTLDKWVTFIPETEPDEPTADPETICVHEMRYGPAFGTWKIDPDSGQNISPCCEDDSDCDDGNPCTFDRCYSTAHQCVFEDRDPATCGTTPVPPFDPGQILPCGADEQIGGTRALPCNGTGPMGELCDLSCIPGSTDGDACPPDERYQLPDHVNLTGYADIHVHAFAEETFGGGWTYGKVRPGLLNEQVCDGGHAGDHGTIHTILPILNKVAQCELNKGKFFQVAGILGVSVLADALGSRIMSEMFSKTEGSAGDSGRHFDRYRSPSGWTRWDSIVHQRVRRDDLYKAWQNGFRLMVVELTGQTALCELIGPSPGNNCKEMGDEHADVERQIVDANEFVAAEEAAAQSQNKKSWVQIVTTPAEAMLAISQKKLALVLSFETTDLFGGMVSTPPTLPEIQAAVESYRIKGVSMMHIVHMTDSPFSGAAQADKTAQLLQFMDNPQGPSFECQDEDCAGKTVYGFNVCQDPTDDFCKNEIGLTPAGEMLVDTLMEKKMLIDISHTSERAMRRLWEKARDNRYYPMHFSHTRFREIVSPEDATEYTVPAWMVQRVRRLGGIIGIRPSPSEVRSYSTSATVAAPRVANDCAGSSRSFAQIYDYGLRGLKVPMSIGTDLNGPAMHSRPRFINNSLPGKPRSNRNGACSAGFRAEGICQSQAQSDQARLGTRFDTVGVADISSLPDLMEDMKRLGLGADVDPLRYRSAEEFVRMWLRARDEEPTGPRVGPADLANDVDVSGINDYVPIGTREEIYGKKCFQRYCPESVELGGECKFDEECKSGLKCGGIGLCGTVKGKCVCDDDEDCGSDKFCKKGWPINAVDNECLAKRETGARCRKDVWCVSGDCHLFKCT from the coding sequence GTGAGCAAGAACCGCTTGTCTCTTTCCGCAGGGTGCCGCGCCATTGCCGAGGTCCGACCGCGCATCACGAAGCTCGTAAGCGCTCACGTTCTGGGGTTGCTCGCCCTCTCCGTCATTTCCGCGACGACCGGCTCGGCGCAGGTCGGCAGCAGCGGCTTCGAAACCGGACCCGACACTGCTGAACTGTCGTTCAGCGCGAATGATGCCGACGGACTTCTCTGGTACGCGACCAACGAGCGCAGCACGCCGAACAGTGGCGTGAGGCGAATCAGGACCACGCTGGCCGCGCCCGCGGCGGAAGGCAGTTTCTACGCGCTGCTGCAGGCGGACCCGGGCGCATACGCCGGCGCGCCACTCGGCATCAAGGGGCCGTTTGGCGTTACCGGTGCCGGCCGGATCTACGCAACGTTCAACGTCACGCCGGACGCGGATTACACGCTGACGTTCCAGCACGCGCAGGGCGAGCTCCATTCGGTCTGTCGCGGCGGGACGAACAACGGCAATACGTGCGTGTCCAACCTGGACTGTCCGGGGACGCTTGCCGAGTGCAGGGAGGATCCGAATCTCTCGATCGTCGAAGTCGTGGACATGGACGGCGCGCGTTTCTGCAGCGGTGGTTCTCGCGCCGGTGCATTGTGCGGCAAGGATTCGGATTGTCCGTCGAGCAGCTGCGGCGGCGTACCGGCCGACATCGACCCCGCGGACAGCACGCTCGAGCAGCACGCCTTCGTGACTCCACAAGGCACGGCGTGGCGGACGGAAAGTTTCCATTTCCGAGCCGGGCCCTTCACGACGACGATTGCCGTCGCGTTCGCCGTCGCAGGCGAATCCGGTGCAACCGCCGCGTTCGACGACCTCAGGATTCGCAACCGGTCGGCCCATTTCACGTGTTACAAATCCCGGTTCGACAAAACAGCCGGTCCTGGGTTCGCAGAGTCACCGCTGCCGCAGATGTTGTGCACGCCAACCGAGAAGAATTTCGAAGGTCTTGCCAACGAGGTCGATCATCTCACCGGTTACAAGGCCAAGGTACCGTTCGAGCCTGCGATCTCCGAGCAGGTCGTGAACCAGTTCGGTACGATCTTCGTCGACGCGCTCAAACCCGACCTGCTGATGGTTCCCAGTCTGAAGCTGCTCGGCTCGGCTCCAACCCCGGGCTACACGTCGGATTCCACCGACGAGTTCCAGTGCTACCGCGTCAAGCTGTCCGCCGGAAACACGTTTACGCCGATCGCCGGTGTGAACATCGAAGATCAGTTCGGCGATCATCTGGTGAACGTGCTCAAGCCGCGACGACTCTGCATGCCGGCCGGCACCGTCGCCCATCCCGAGTCCAATCCCGACGACATGCTGATGTGCTACCAGATCCGGCCGACGGTCAAGACGAAAAGCCCGAGTGCGACCAACGACATCTACGTGAGCAACAGGTTCGGTACGCAGCCGTTGTCGATTGCCGTTCCGAGGGAACTTTGCGTTCCGTCCACGCGCACCGAACCGTGCGATGACGACATCTACTGCACCCTGGACAAGTGGGTCACGTTCATTCCCGAAACCGAGCCCGATGAACCGACGGCCGATCCGGAGACGATCTGCGTCCACGAGATGCGCTATGGCCCGGCGTTCGGTACGTGGAAGATCGACCCCGACAGCGGCCAGAACATCAGTCCCTGCTGCGAAGACGACAGCGACTGCGACGACGGGAACCCCTGCACTTTCGATCGCTGCTACTCGACGGCGCACCAGTGCGTCTTCGAGGATCGCGATCCGGCAACGTGCGGAACCACTCCCGTTCCGCCATTCGATCCCGGGCAGATCCTGCCTTGCGGGGCGGACGAACAGATCGGGGGAACGCGTGCCCTGCCGTGCAACGGGACCGGCCCGATGGGCGAGCTGTGCGACCTGTCGTGCATTCCGGGCAGTACGGACGGCGACGCCTGTCCTCCGGACGAGCGCTACCAGCTCCCGGATCACGTCAACTTGACGGGATACGCCGATATCCACGTCCACGCATTCGCAGAAGAAACTTTTGGCGGCGGGTGGACGTACGGCAAGGTGCGACCGGGACTTCTCAACGAGCAGGTCTGCGACGGCGGACACGCCGGAGATCACGGTACGATCCACACCATTCTGCCCATCCTGAACAAGGTGGCTCAGTGCGAGCTGAACAAGGGAAAATTCTTTCAGGTTGCAGGGATTCTTGGCGTGTCGGTCCTGGCCGACGCTCTTGGCTCTCGAATCATGTCGGAGATGTTCTCGAAGACCGAAGGATCGGCCGGCGACTCCGGCCGGCATTTCGATCGCTACAGATCACCATCGGGCTGGACCCGCTGGGACAGCATCGTTCATCAACGCGTACGGCGGGACGACCTTTACAAAGCATGGCAGAACGGCTTCCGCCTGATGGTCGTCGAGTTGACCGGCCAGACAGCCCTCTGTGAGCTCATCGGCCCGAGCCCCGGAAACAACTGCAAGGAAATGGGCGACGAGCATGCGGACGTCGAACGTCAGATCGTGGATGCCAATGAGTTCGTCGCCGCAGAGGAGGCCGCCGCACAGAGCCAGAACAAGAAGAGCTGGGTACAGATCGTAACGACTCCGGCGGAAGCGATGCTCGCCATCTCACAGAAGAAACTGGCGCTGGTGCTTTCCTTCGAGACCACCGACCTGTTCGGCGGGATGGTGAGCACGCCGCCGACCTTGCCGGAGATCCAGGCTGCCGTGGAGAGTTACAGGATCAAGGGCGTGAGCATGATGCACATCGTGCACATGACCGACAGTCCGTTCTCCGGAGCCGCACAGGCGGACAAAACTGCCCAGCTCCTCCAGTTCATGGACAACCCCCAGGGCCCGAGCTTCGAGTGTCAGGACGAGGACTGCGCAGGCAAAACCGTTTACGGCTTCAACGTGTGCCAGGATCCGACGGACGACTTCTGCAAAAACGAGATCGGCCTGACCCCCGCGGGAGAGATGCTGGTCGATACGCTGATGGAAAAGAAGATGCTCATCGACATCTCGCACACCTCCGAGAGGGCGATGCGTCGACTTTGGGAGAAGGCGCGCGACAATCGTTACTATCCGATGCATTTCTCGCACACGCGATTCCGCGAAATCGTCTCGCCCGAAGACGCCACCGAATACACCGTGCCCGCGTGGATGGTGCAGCGTGTCCGTCGCCTTGGCGGCATCATCGGAATTCGCCCGAGTCCTTCCGAGGTTCGCAGCTACAGCACATCGGCGACGGTAGCCGCCCCGCGCGTCGCCAATGACTGCGCCGGCTCGAGTCGCTCTTTCGCGCAGATCTACGATTACGGATTGCGCGGGCTCAAAGTGCCGATGTCGATCGGCACCGACCTGAACGGTCCGGCCATGCACTCCCGGCCTCGTTTCATCAACAACTCGTTGCCGGGAAAGCCGCGCTCGAATCGCAACGGCGCCTGTTCGGCAGGCTTCCGTGCGGAGGGAATCTGCCAGAGCCAGGCGCAATCCGATCAGGCCAGGCTGGGCACGCGCTTCGACACGGTTGGAGTTGCCGATATCAGCTCGCTGCCCGACCTCATGGAAGACATGAAGAGACTCGGCCTCGGCGCCGATGTCGATCCTCTTCGCTACCGCTCTGCAGAGGAATTCGTGCGCATGTGGCTGCGCGCACGCGATGAAGAGCCGACCGGCCCGCGCGTCGGCCCGGCCGACCTCGCCAACGACGTGGACGTGTCGGGCATCAACGACTACGTGCCCATCGGCACCCGTGAGGAAATCTACGGGAAGAAGTGCTTCCAGCGCTACTGCCCGGAATCCGTCGAGCTCGGGGGAGAATGCAAGTTCGACGAGGAATGCAAAAGCGGTCTCAAGTGCGGCGGCATCGGGCTGTGCGGTACCGTCAAGGGAAAGTGCGTCTGCGACGACGACGAGGACTGCGGCAGCGACAAGTTCTGCAAGAAGGGCTGGCCGATCAACGCCGTGGACAACGAGTGCCTTGCCAAACGGGAAACCGGCGCGAGATGTCGGAAAGACGTATGGTGCGTCTCCGGCGACTGCCATCTCTTCAAATGTACCTGA
- a CDS encoding glycogen debranching N-terminal domain-containing protein, whose product MPVEIVIGPPLLSINFGATFMVTDLGGEIQTSSEQGIFCGDTRFVSYYAISANGVPWQRLTSAATKYHATRIVLTNGHVATEDGGIPAGTLSLTISRGIGEGIHEDLDLINHGQATVRFNLEIAMRSDFADLFEVKTGELVRRGRIVTEWRPRRAELETSYVNRDFRRSLVFRLRSSGSTPHYANGRITFDIELAAGAAWHSCCHYLLERDGSKELERECYHHEEETEQDRLYRECLGAATKITTVNEEIYRLYRQSVEDLTALRLYQGDDLMPAAGVPWFVAIFGRDALIASLQSMIVHAAMARGTLKKLAELQASEIDDHRDAEPGKIPHELRVGELAHFRLIPHTPYYGTADATPLYLIALHETWKWLGDDSLLREHRDTAMRCLEWIDRYGDLDGDGFQEYRTRSQQGYENMAWKDAGDAVVYADGRQVRQPKALCELQGYVFDAWLRMAEVFDMLGDCAIAGDLRAKAAALRLAFEEKFWCEELGFYAFALDPDKAPVTSIASNPGHCLWSGIVRPDRAERVVKRLLEPDMWSGWGVRTLSAGHPAYNPFSYQRGSVWPHDNGIIAMGFKRYGFHAEAASVARDISEAASFFMSHRLPELYAGVERQPGTFPVLYPQANAPQAWAAGTVFHLLQAILGVRGDAPAGHLYVDPALPSWLPEIELHGVSVGAARVDLRFVREDDRTAWSADVRDGTIDVVQQAWSPWHVE is encoded by the coding sequence ATGCCGGTCGAGATCGTCATCGGACCGCCGCTGCTCAGCATCAACTTCGGCGCCACCTTCATGGTCACTGACCTCGGTGGTGAGATTCAGACCAGCAGCGAACAGGGAATCTTCTGCGGCGATACCCGTTTCGTTTCCTATTACGCCATCTCCGCCAACGGCGTGCCGTGGCAGCGGCTGACGTCAGCGGCCACCAAGTACCATGCAACCCGGATCGTGCTGACCAACGGCCACGTCGCCACCGAGGATGGCGGAATCCCTGCCGGAACGCTCTCGCTCACGATCAGCCGCGGAATCGGCGAAGGAATTCACGAAGACCTCGACCTGATCAACCACGGACAGGCCACGGTACGCTTCAACCTCGAGATCGCGATGCGCTCGGACTTCGCCGACCTGTTCGAGGTAAAGACGGGCGAGCTCGTACGCCGCGGACGGATCGTCACCGAATGGCGACCGCGCCGCGCCGAGCTCGAGACGTCGTACGTGAACCGCGACTTTCGTCGCAGCCTCGTATTCCGCCTGCGCAGCAGCGGCTCGACGCCGCACTACGCGAACGGCCGCATCACATTCGACATCGAGCTGGCGGCAGGAGCCGCGTGGCACAGCTGCTGCCACTACCTCCTCGAGCGCGACGGATCGAAGGAGCTCGAACGCGAGTGCTATCACCACGAGGAAGAGACCGAGCAGGACCGCCTCTATCGCGAGTGCCTCGGTGCAGCGACGAAAATCACGACCGTCAACGAGGAAATCTACCGTCTCTATCGCCAGTCCGTCGAGGACCTGACCGCACTGCGCCTGTACCAGGGCGACGACCTCATGCCTGCCGCCGGCGTGCCGTGGTTCGTTGCGATATTCGGCCGCGATGCGCTCATCGCCAGCCTGCAGAGCATGATCGTGCACGCCGCCATGGCGCGCGGCACGCTGAAGAAGCTGGCCGAGCTGCAGGCGAGCGAGATCGACGACCATCGCGATGCCGAGCCGGGCAAGATCCCGCACGAGCTGCGCGTCGGCGAGCTCGCGCATTTCCGGCTGATCCCGCACACCCCGTACTATGGGACGGCCGATGCAACGCCTCTCTATCTGATCGCGCTGCACGAGACGTGGAAGTGGCTCGGCGACGACAGCCTGCTGCGCGAGCATCGCGATACCGCGATGCGGTGTCTCGAATGGATCGACCGCTACGGCGATCTGGATGGTGACGGTTTCCAGGAATACCGGACGCGGTCGCAACAAGGCTACGAGAACATGGCGTGGAAGGACGCCGGCGACGCGGTCGTCTACGCCGACGGCCGTCAGGTCAGGCAACCCAAAGCGCTATGCGAGCTGCAGGGCTACGTCTTCGACGCATGGCTGCGCATGGCGGAAGTCTTCGACATGCTCGGCGACTGCGCGATCGCCGGCGACCTGCGCGCAAAAGCTGCCGCCCTTCGCTTGGCATTCGAAGAGAAATTCTGGTGCGAAGAGCTCGGGTTCTACGCGTTCGCGCTCGATCCCGACAAAGCGCCCGTCACGAGCATCGCATCGAACCCCGGCCACTGTCTGTGGAGCGGCATCGTTCGCCCCGACCGCGCGGAACGGGTGGTCAAACGCCTGCTCGAACCCGACATGTGGAGTGGCTGGGGCGTTCGAACGCTGTCCGCCGGGCATCCGGCATACAACCCGTTCTCGTATCAGCGGGGATCGGTCTGGCCTCACGACAACGGCATCATCGCGATGGGCTTCAAGCGCTACGGTTTCCATGCCGAAGCGGCAAGCGTGGCCCGCGACATCTCGGAGGCCGCGAGTTTCTTCATGAGCCATCGCCTGCCGGAGCTCTATGCCGGCGTCGAGCGGCAGCCGGGGACGTTTCCGGTGCTCTATCCGCAGGCCAACGCGCCGCAGGCATGGGCTGCAGGGACGGTGTTCCACCTCCTGCAGGCGATCCTCGGCGTGCGCGGCGATGCACCGGCCGGACACCTGTACGTCGACCCCGCCCTTCCTTCCTGGCTTCCCGAAATCGAGCTGCACGGAGTCTCCGTCGGTGCCGCGCGCGTCGATCTGCGTTTCGTGCGCGAAGACGATCGCACCGCCTGGAGCGCCGACGTGCGCGATGGAACGATCGACGTCGTCCAGCAGGCGTGGTCACCGTGGCATGTCGAGTAA
- a CDS encoding cytochrome c peroxidase, producing the protein MHRRTAAASFVILVLSQSPAIGETPPSAAFTPAEMEKILRHSPLPPVPDDPSNAVATSRRAARLGQRLFYDTRGSASGIVSCATCHDPKRDWSNGRNVGTLDARFPRNVPSLWNIAYGRWFFWDGRADSMWAQALGPMENPVEMNGNRLGYARLVRNDRRLKRRYERVFGPLPDLDDALRFPRVAKPTPPTPDEPANLAWLAMTKADRESIDRVFSNLGKAIAAYERALISTDSPFDRFVRDLRAGAASPGGLDESAQRGLKLFVGKGQCSICHSGPNFTDREFHDLGRPSGYMRRDPGRAGGYRLVVADPFNRLGLLSDSTSGALVRFVPEAGGPSTQAIGQFKTPTLRSVAQTAPYMHDGRITTLRDVAVFYSTLGGSIFGHRERILKPLQLSGAQIDDLVSFLNTLTGAPIRPSLLGPPLGRRAATRHKE; encoded by the coding sequence ATGCACCGGCGGACCGCCGCGGCCTCGTTCGTGATCCTGGTTCTGTCGCAGAGTCCCGCAATCGGCGAGACGCCACCGTCTGCGGCATTCACGCCGGCGGAAATGGAAAAGATCCTGCGCCATTCTCCGCTGCCGCCGGTACCGGACGATCCGAGCAATGCCGTCGCGACGAGCCGGCGCGCAGCACGGCTCGGTCAGCGTCTGTTCTACGATACGCGCGGTTCGGCCTCGGGCATCGTGTCGTGCGCAACCTGCCACGACCCGAAACGGGACTGGAGCAACGGTCGGAACGTCGGAACCCTCGACGCGAGGTTTCCGAGAAACGTGCCGTCGCTCTGGAACATTGCCTACGGACGATGGTTCTTCTGGGACGGACGCGCCGATTCGATGTGGGCGCAGGCTCTCGGACCGATGGAAAATCCGGTCGAGATGAACGGGAACCGCCTCGGCTATGCGAGGCTCGTGCGCAACGACCGGCGATTGAAACGCAGGTACGAGCGGGTTTTCGGACCGTTGCCCGACCTCGACGACGCGCTCCGGTTCCCTCGCGTCGCGAAGCCGACGCCGCCGACTCCGGACGAACCGGCAAATCTCGCGTGGCTCGCGATGACGAAGGCGGATCGCGAGAGCATCGACCGCGTCTTCTCCAATCTCGGCAAGGCGATTGCGGCGTACGAGCGCGCATTGATCTCCACCGACTCGCCGTTCGATCGTTTCGTGAGAGACCTGCGTGCCGGAGCGGCCAGTCCCGGCGGGCTCGACGAATCCGCGCAGCGGGGGCTCAAGCTGTTCGTCGGGAAGGGCCAGTGCAGCATCTGTCACAGCGGCCCCAACTTTACCGATCGGGAATTTCATGACCTCGGACGGCCGTCCGGATACATGCGGCGCGATCCCGGCCGCGCCGGCGGCTATCGCCTGGTCGTGGCCGATCCATTCAACCGGCTCGGGTTATTGAGCGATTCGACCTCCGGAGCTCTGGTGCGTTTCGTCCCCGAGGCCGGCGGGCCGTCGACGCAGGCGATCGGTCAGTTCAAGACGCCCACGCTGCGCAGCGTCGCACAGACCGCGCCCTACATGCACGACGGCCGCATCACGACCCTCCGCGACGTTGCGGTCTTCTATTCGACCCTGGGCGGATCGATCTTCGGACACCGCGAGAGGATCCTCAAGCCGCTGCAGCTTTCGGGCGCGCAGATCGACGATCTCGTGTCGTTTCTGAATACGCTGACGGGCGCGCCCATCCGTCCGTCGCTTCTCGGACCGCCGCTCGGGCGACGGGCCGCGACACGACACAAGGAGTAA
- a CDS encoding DUF4136 domain-containing protein yields MNAAFRTLVSLLAAATLSACSTVSVTTSYDHSAAFGTYKTYSLAPGPDGRKLPTWCEMALRKSIRSGLAARGVAEATDAEADLAIVWHVFLTDKISAQERADSSFGGNWSYAYGAYTSWSGAPSNFSNATPYPDGTLILDVVDMKTKKMVFRGTGTAVAMGPERGARNIEQAVKEMIAALPAPR; encoded by the coding sequence ATGAACGCAGCTTTCCGAACACTCGTCTCCCTGCTCGCCGCCGCGACGCTCAGCGCATGCTCGACGGTAAGCGTGACGACCAGCTACGATCACTCTGCGGCATTCGGAACGTACAAAACCTATTCCCTCGCGCCGGGACCCGATGGGCGCAAGCTGCCGACGTGGTGCGAAATGGCGCTGCGCAAATCGATCCGCAGCGGGCTTGCCGCACGCGGCGTCGCCGAAGCAACCGACGCCGAGGCCGACCTCGCGATCGTCTGGCACGTCTTTCTGACCGACAAGATCTCCGCGCAGGAACGGGCCGACTCGAGCTTCGGAGGCAACTGGTCCTATGCATACGGCGCGTACACGTCGTGGAGCGGCGCACCGTCCAACTTCTCCAATGCCACGCCATACCCGGACGGCACACTGATTCTCGACGTCGTGGACATGAAGACGAAGAAGATGGTTTTCCGCGGTACGGGGACCGCCGTCGCCATGGGTCCGGAACGCGGCGCACGCAACATCGAGCAGGCCGTCAAGGAAATGATCGCGGCGCTGCCGGCCCCGCGCTGA
- a CDS encoding glycosyltransferase family 2 protein, producing MRRVDIVIPAYNEAASLPALVHRVFAVMAPLPYRVRVLVVNDGSDDDSAIVLAALTAEDSRVGVIHLSRNFGHQAALTAGLDAADADAVVMLDADLQKPPEVIPRFLAAWENGAEVVHGVRNPSRVESLFKRLTSRAFYRLLNKLSDVPLVNDAPDFRLLDAKVVRAARNLREQDRLLRGLVAWAGFRQVSIPYDEAPREHGQTKYSLMRMAALGLAGVLSFSRLPLRLATLAGFTVSMLAFAYGAYVGVMHGFYKAPIPGWTSLAILVSALCGAQMMFLGLIGEYLGQVLMETKARPLYLIRDMIIPPLQAAGSTGSGHNDAQ from the coding sequence GTGCGCAGAGTCGACATCGTCATTCCGGCCTACAACGAAGCCGCGTCGCTCCCGGCGCTGGTGCATCGCGTGTTCGCGGTGATGGCACCGCTCCCGTACCGGGTTCGCGTGCTCGTCGTCAACGACGGCAGTGACGACGACTCCGCGATCGTGCTCGCTGCGCTCACGGCCGAGGATTCTCGCGTCGGAGTCATCCACCTGTCGCGCAACTTCGGCCATCAGGCCGCGCTGACTGCCGGCCTCGATGCGGCCGACGCGGATGCCGTCGTCATGCTCGACGCGGATCTCCAGAAGCCGCCGGAGGTGATCCCGCGCTTCCTCGCCGCGTGGGAGAACGGGGCGGAGGTAGTGCACGGCGTACGCAATCCGTCGCGCGTCGAAAGCCTCTTCAAGCGGCTGACGTCGCGCGCGTTCTACCGCCTGCTGAACAAGCTGTCGGATGTGCCGCTGGTCAACGACGCGCCGGATTTTCGTCTGCTCGACGCCAAGGTCGTGCGCGCCGCGCGCAACCTGCGCGAACAGGACCGCCTGCTGCGCGGGCTCGTCGCGTGGGCCGGGTTCCGCCAGGTTTCGATTCCGTACGACGAAGCGCCGCGCGAGCACGGGCAGACCAAGTACAGCCTGATGCGGATGGCCGCGCTCGGCCTCGCCGGCGTTCTCAGCTTCTCCCGGCTGCCGCTGCGGCTGGCCACACTGGCCGGCTTTACAGTCTCGATGCTCGCGTTTGCCTACGGCGCATACGTCGGCGTGATGCACGGATTCTACAAGGCGCCGATTCCCGGCTGGACGTCGCTGGCAATCCTTGTCTCCGCCTTGTGCGGCGCACAGATGATGTTCCTCGGCCTGATCGGCGAGTACCTGGGACAGGTGCTCATGGAGACCAAGGCACGACCGCTTTACCTGATCCGCGACATGATCATTCCGCCGCTGCAGGCGGCCGGTTCGACCGGCTCCGGACACAACGACGCGCAGTGA
- a CDS encoding LLM class flavin-dependent oxidoreductase, translated as MKYGIMFANAGPFANPELFSHLMTSADSAGIESAWTVEHVFVPRNYESTYPYAPGGKMPGPENSPIPDPFVALAYAAAITKKIRLATGVLILPQRHPAYVAKEVASLDVLSGGRVTLGIGVGWLKEEFDALGISFDDRAARTRETVDAMRSLWSGGPS; from the coding sequence ATGAAGTACGGAATCATGTTCGCCAACGCCGGTCCGTTCGCCAATCCGGAGCTGTTCTCCCACCTGATGACGAGCGCCGACAGCGCCGGCATCGAGTCGGCATGGACCGTCGAGCACGTCTTCGTTCCGCGCAACTACGAATCCACGTATCCGTACGCGCCGGGCGGAAAGATGCCGGGGCCCGAGAACTCACCGATCCCGGATCCGTTCGTTGCGCTCGCATACGCAGCGGCGATCACGAAGAAGATCCGGCTCGCAACCGGCGTGCTGATCCTTCCGCAGCGCCATCCGGCTTACGTCGCCAAGGAAGTCGCTTCGCTCGACGTGCTGTCGGGCGGGCGCGTGACGCTTGGAATCGGCGTCGGCTGGCTCAAGGAAGAGTTCGATGCGCTCGGCATCTCCTTCGACGATCGAGCGGCGCGCACGCGCGAAACCGTCGATGCCATGCGCAGCCTGTGGTCGGGCGGACCTTCG